A segment of the Romboutsia sp. 13368 genome:
AGAATACTTCATCATCAGAATCACCAAATGTCATAGGTCCTAATTTTTCACTCATACCATATTTAGTAACCATATTTCTAGCAGTTGAAGAAACTCTTTCTAAGTCATTTGATGCTCCTGTAGATATATCATCTAAAGTTAATTCCTCAGCTACTCTACCTCCAAGTAATACAACTATATTTTCTTTCATTTCATTTTTAGTTGCATAGAACTTATCTTCAACTGGAAGTTGCATAGTGAATCCTCCTGCTCTTCCTCTTGGAACTATTGTAACTTGATGTACTGGACTTACATTAGGTAATACATGCGCACAAACTGCATGCCCCGCTTCATGATAAGCTGTAAGTTTTCTTTCTGGCTCGCTTATAACTCTAGATTTTTTAGCTACACCTGCTATAACCTTTGTTATAGCTTCTTCTATAGTTTCCATATGAATTTTCTTTTCTCTTTTTCTAGCAGTAAGTATTGCTGCCTCATTCATTAAGTTTTCTATATCAGCTGGAGTAAATCCAGGTGTTCTTCTTGCTAATACTTCTATTTTTACATCATCGGCTAAAGGTTTATTTCTTGAGTGAACTTTAAATATAGCCTCTCTACCTTTTACATCTGGAGCTCCTACAACAACCTGTCTATCAAATCTTCCTGGTCTAAGTAGTGCAGGGTCTAATATATCTGGTCTATTTGTAGCAGCCATTATTATTATACCTTGGTTTACTCCGAAACCATCCATTTCAACAAGTAATTGGTTAAGAGTTTGCTCTCTTTCATCATGGCCACCGCCAAGACCTGCTCCTCTTTTTCTACCAACAGCATCTATCTCATCTATAAATATTATCGCTGGAGCATTTTTCTTTGCTTGCTCGAATAAATCTCTAACTCTTGAAGCACCAACCCCAACAAACATTTCAACAAAATCAGAACCACTTATACTAAAGAATGGTACTCCTGCTTCTCCTGCTACAGCTCTTGATAGGTAAGTTTTACCTGTACCTGGAGGTCCAACCATAAGTATACCTTTTGGTATTCTAGCACCTAAGTCTATGTATTTTTTAGGATTTTTTAAGAAATCAACAACTTCTTGTAAATCTTCTTTTTCTTCATTTAAACCTGCAACATCCTTAAATGTTACTCTTGTTTTCTCGTCATCTTTATGAACCTTCGCTTTTGATTTACCAAAGTTCATAACTTTTCCGCCTCCACCTTGAGACTGATTCATAAATACAAACCAAATTATTACCATAAAGAATATTAGTAGTAATGTTGGTAGTAATTCTACAAACCAAGGTGTAGATGGTTTAGCTTCTCCACCAAATACTATTTTTCCTTCTTTAGCTTGGTCTAATACCTCTTTAGAAAGAGTATCTCCCATTATTTCTTCAGGAACATAAGATCTAAATTTAGTATTTGAATCTTTTATTGTTCCTTCTACAGCTGTATCATTTATAAAGTATAATCTTGATATATTTTCATTAGCTAATTCTCTATATACTTTTGAAAACTCCATAGTTTCCACTTTTTGTGTAGGTTCTCCTGAAAATTGAACTATTCCTACAATTATTATAAAAATTACTAGGTAGAAACCTATTCCTTTGAAAAATTTATTCAAAAGAAGCCCTCCTTTCATATGTTGTTTTATTCTATAGTTTCTTAAAGATAATCTTTAAG
Coding sequences within it:
- the ftsH gene encoding ATP-dependent zinc metalloprotease FtsH; the protein is MNKFFKGIGFYLVIFIIIVGIVQFSGEPTQKVETMEFSKVYRELANENISRLYFINDTAVEGTIKDSNTKFRSYVPEEIMGDTLSKEVLDQAKEGKIVFGGEAKPSTPWFVELLPTLLLIFFMVIIWFVFMNQSQGGGGKVMNFGKSKAKVHKDDEKTRVTFKDVAGLNEEKEDLQEVVDFLKNPKKYIDLGARIPKGILMVGPPGTGKTYLSRAVAGEAGVPFFSISGSDFVEMFVGVGASRVRDLFEQAKKNAPAIIFIDEIDAVGRKRGAGLGGGHDEREQTLNQLLVEMDGFGVNQGIIIMAATNRPDILDPALLRPGRFDRQVVVGAPDVKGREAIFKVHSRNKPLADDVKIEVLARRTPGFTPADIENLMNEAAILTARKREKKIHMETIEEAITKVIAGVAKKSRVISEPERKLTAYHEAGHAVCAHVLPNVSPVHQVTIVPRGRAGGFTMQLPVEDKFYATKNEMKENIVVLLGGRVAEELTLDDISTGASNDLERVSSTARNMVTKYGMSEKLGPMTFGDSDDEVFLGNSLASKKNYSEEVAYEIDKEIGRIVDESYKQTKKILQDNMDRLEYVAKALLVYETLDADQFVKAFNKELPLEVLELKKDDKIENGETLEKRETLSKELKLDMDLTRNNEDSDKTDKN